In Paenibacillus sp. FSL R7-0345, a single window of DNA contains:
- a CDS encoding O-methyltransferase, with amino-acid sequence MLNQEEYSEMLYQEDELLLEVKKAIVSSGMPEVSVAPGYGRLLAMLVRLSRSTRILEIGALGGYSGICLCRGFAGGGQLTSLELKAEYAKLAQSHLTKAGFGEAVEYRIGPALDSMKQLEAEGRTFDFFFIDADKLNYADYLEYAIRLASPGAIIAGDNIFLRGRTLNPERNGPAIQAVRSFNERIASDERLISTLLPAYDGLALAIVK; translated from the coding sequence ATGCTCAATCAGGAAGAATACAGTGAAATGTTGTACCAGGAAGACGAATTATTGCTTGAGGTAAAAAAAGCGATTGTGTCTAGCGGCATGCCTGAGGTCTCCGTTGCCCCGGGTTACGGACGGCTGCTGGCCATGCTCGTCCGCCTCTCGCGCTCCACGCGCATTCTGGAAATAGGCGCGCTGGGCGGATACAGCGGCATCTGCCTGTGCCGCGGCTTCGCCGGCGGAGGGCAGCTGACTTCACTTGAACTGAAGGCAGAATATGCGAAGCTGGCGCAGAGCCATCTAACCAAAGCCGGCTTCGGTGAAGCAGTAGAATACAGGATCGGCCCTGCACTGGACAGCATGAAGCAGCTGGAAGCGGAGGGCCGGACCTTTGATTTCTTTTTTATCGATGCGGATAAGCTGAACTATGCGGACTATCTGGAGTATGCAATCCGGCTGGCATCGCCGGGGGCAATTATTGCCGGAGATAATATTTTCCTGCGCGGCCGTACGCTGAATCCGGAACGTAATGGACCTGCGATCCAGGCGGTGCGGAGCTTCAATGAACGGATCGCCAGTGATGAACGGCTGATCAGCACCCTGCTGCCGGCTTACGACGGACTGGCCCTGGCGATAGTGAAGTAG